Proteins encoded together in one Streptomyces rubradiris window:
- a CDS encoding MFS transporter, translating to MSLPRTGPPSPAAAPAVPRSRRCRPGAVLVVESVAVFMVMLDNLAMNNALPDIGRDLAVGVGGLEWVVASYTLVLAAFLLPGSIVGERLGRRRLFLAGLAAFTLGSALGATADSWAMLVTGRIVQGAGGAALLPSSAALLRQVFPEDATRARALGLRGAASGLGLALGPVIGGPLVERFGWQSVLLINVPIGVCLLLFGAFFLPYAPPCRSRPWDLPGQALAAVGVGGLIFALIQGPSEGWTDPAVLAGFTAAGLALPALLAVEARAAEPMIDLSFFRDRLCAVAALAGFSTSLALFGAIFFLSLYLQYILGWSPAGAGLVFLLASAFIVVTGPVAGRLSARRSAFRPLLVGVTLCPLALAGLAGYGENARYAEYCWVLPVIGVCVSLTFVPVNVIVVQRVRGPRAGMATAIAETLRELGGVTGVAALGAVLNSRMRDSFLRQAEAVLPADQATALADRALAHGPAAALAGPGAGAVRRWFHAAFLDGLHAALYTGAVATAVVAVCTYLMVRTPAAAPADEPGALVRPTA from the coding sequence ATGTCCCTGCCGCGTACCGGCCCGCCCTCGCCCGCCGCCGCCCCCGCCGTGCCCCGATCCAGGCGCTGCCGCCCCGGTGCCGTGCTCGTCGTCGAGTCCGTGGCCGTCTTCATGGTCATGCTCGACAACCTCGCGATGAACAACGCGCTCCCCGACATCGGCAGGGACCTGGCCGTGGGCGTCGGCGGCCTGGAGTGGGTCGTGGCCTCGTACACGCTGGTCCTGGCGGCCTTCCTGCTGCCGGGCAGCATCGTCGGGGAACGGCTGGGGCGGCGCCGGCTGTTCCTCGCCGGACTGGCCGCGTTCACCCTGGGGTCGGCGCTCGGGGCGACGGCGGACAGCTGGGCGATGCTCGTCACCGGCCGGATCGTCCAGGGCGCGGGAGGCGCGGCCCTGCTGCCGTCCAGCGCCGCCCTGCTGCGGCAGGTCTTCCCCGAGGATGCCACCCGGGCCAGGGCGCTCGGGCTGCGCGGCGCCGCGTCCGGCCTGGGGCTCGCCCTGGGCCCGGTGATCGGCGGTCCGCTCGTGGAGCGGTTCGGCTGGCAGAGCGTGCTGTTGATCAACGTGCCGATCGGCGTGTGCCTGCTGCTGTTCGGCGCGTTCTTCCTGCCGTACGCGCCGCCGTGCCGCAGCCGCCCCTGGGACCTGCCCGGACAGGCGCTGGCGGCCGTCGGCGTCGGCGGGCTGATCTTCGCGCTCATCCAGGGGCCGTCGGAGGGCTGGACCGACCCGGCCGTCCTGGCCGGGTTCACCGCGGCCGGGCTGGCGCTGCCCGCCCTGCTGGCCGTGGAGGCGCGCGCCGCCGAGCCGATGATCGATCTGTCCTTCTTCCGCGACCGGCTCTGCGCGGTGGCCGCGCTGGCCGGTTTCTCCACGAGCCTGGCCCTGTTCGGGGCGATCTTCTTCCTGTCGCTGTACCTCCAGTACATCCTCGGCTGGTCGCCGGCCGGCGCCGGCCTCGTCTTCCTGCTGGCGTCCGCGTTCATCGTGGTCACGGGCCCCGTCGCGGGCAGGCTGTCCGCGCGCCGGAGCGCCTTCCGGCCGCTGCTGGTCGGCGTCACGCTGTGCCCGCTCGCGCTGGCGGGGCTCGCCGGGTACGGGGAGAACGCGCGCTACGCCGAGTACTGCTGGGTCCTGCCGGTCATCGGGGTGTGCGTGAGCCTGACGTTCGTACCGGTCAACGTCATCGTCGTGCAGCGGGTTCGCGGCCCGCGGGCCGGCATGGCCACCGCGATCGCCGAGACGCTGCGCGAACTCGGCGGTGTCACCGGCGTGGCGGCGCTCGGGGCGGTACTCAACTCCCGGATGCGGGACTCGTTCCTGCGCCAGGCGGAGGCCGTCCTCCCGGCGGACCAGGCGACCGCGCTGGCCGACCGTGCCCTGGCCCACGGGCCGGCGGCGGCGCTCGCCGGTCCGGGCGCCGGTGCGGTGCGCCGCTGGTTCCACGCCGCGTTCCTCGACGGTCTGCACGCGGCGCTGTACACGGGGGCCGTGGCCACGGCCGTGGTGGCGGTGTGCACCTACCTGATGGTCCGCACGCCGGCGGCGGCGCCGGCCGACGAGCCGGGCGCGCTGGTGCGGCCGACGGCGTAG
- a CDS encoding 4Fe-4S binding protein, which produces MREPHVTEGAGRPKLPAKLAGHPSVRAVLARRDSGAADEPPQVIDAQWLRELCLAAGADDAAAVSLGHPDLAGEREHALTALPGTRTLVSLVVRMNRDNYRSPARSVANQEFHQADEQINHAARAVTRALQDAGYRALNPSAGFPQEMERFPGRIWVVAHKTVAVAAGLGVMGLHRNVIHPKFGSFVLLATVLVDAEVSAYGQPLDHNPCIDCKLCVAACPVGALTKDGDFDFMACVTHNYREFMSGFTDWAQTVADSADATDFRSRVTDPENASMWQSLAFKPNYKSGYCVAVCPAGEDVLGPYLDDRKGFMDTVLRPLQDKAETLYVLPDSDAQRYAERRFPHKPVKEVTGGWRPRPRES; this is translated from the coding sequence ATGCGCGAACCACATGTCACGGAGGGAGCCGGGCGGCCGAAGCTACCCGCGAAGCTCGCCGGCCATCCGTCCGTACGGGCCGTCCTCGCCCGCCGGGACTCCGGAGCGGCGGACGAGCCCCCGCAGGTGATCGACGCGCAGTGGCTGCGGGAGCTGTGCCTGGCCGCCGGTGCCGACGACGCCGCGGCGGTGAGCCTCGGCCACCCGGACCTCGCCGGGGAACGCGAGCACGCGCTGACCGCCCTCCCGGGCACCCGCACCCTCGTCTCGCTCGTGGTGCGGATGAACCGCGACAACTACCGCTCGCCCGCCCGCAGCGTGGCGAACCAGGAGTTCCACCAGGCCGACGAACAGATCAACCACGCCGCCCGGGCGGTCACCCGGGCCCTGCAGGACGCCGGCTACCGCGCGCTGAACCCGTCGGCCGGCTTCCCGCAGGAGATGGAGCGGTTCCCGGGCCGTATCTGGGTGGTGGCGCACAAGACGGTCGCCGTGGCGGCGGGCCTCGGCGTGATGGGGCTGCACCGCAACGTCATCCACCCGAAGTTCGGCTCCTTCGTCCTGCTGGCCACCGTGCTGGTGGACGCGGAGGTGAGCGCCTACGGGCAGCCGCTGGACCACAACCCGTGCATCGACTGCAAGTTGTGCGTCGCCGCCTGCCCCGTCGGCGCCCTCACGAAGGACGGCGACTTCGACTTCATGGCCTGCGTCACGCACAACTACCGGGAGTTCATGAGCGGGTTCACCGACTGGGCGCAGACGGTGGCGGACAGCGCGGACGCCACCGACTTCCGCTCCCGCGTCACCGATCCCGAGAACGCGTCGATGTGGCAGAGCCTGGCGTTCAAGCCGAACTACAAGTCCGGTTACTGCGTGGCCGTCTGCCCCGCCGGTGAGGACGTCCTCGGCCCCTACCTCGACGACCGCAAGGGGTTCATGGACACGGTGCTGCGCCCGCTCCAGGACAAGGCCGAGACCCTGTACGTCCTGCCGGACTCCGACGCGCAGCGGTACGCGGAGCGCCGCTTCCCGCACAAGCCCGTCAAGGAAGTCACCGGCGGCTGGCGGCCCCGGCCGCGGGAGTCCTGA
- a CDS encoding winged helix-turn-helix transcriptional regulator — translation MTASPATAPGLRPPPGGGGASRSRLRCLEHGPRRFSELRVPLRRVTPKVLTQSLRSLERDGLIKRTVHAQGPPHVEYELIPLGRSLLGPIAVARAWAEQHWEELVEARESYDDAARLGHTG, via the coding sequence ATGACGGCGTCGCCGGCGACTGCTCCCGGACTCCGGCCACCGCCTGGTGGTGGCGGGGCGTCTCGATCTCGTCTCCGCTGTCTTGAACACGGACCGCGCCGGTTCTCGGAGTTGCGGGTGCCGCTCAGGCGTGTCACGCCCAAGGTCCTCACCCAGTCGCTGCGTTCCCTGGAGCGGGACGGTCTGATCAAGCGCACCGTCCACGCACAGGGCCCTCCGCACGTGGAGTACGAGCTGATCCCGCTGGGCCGCAGCCTGCTCGGACCGATCGCGGTCGCCCGCGCCTGGGCCGAGCAGCACTGGGAGGAACTCGTCGAGGCCCGCGAGTCGTACGACGACGCCGCTCGTCTCGGCCACACCGGCTGA
- a CDS encoding glutaredoxin domain-containing protein, producing the protein MMRPWLLPLLFIGCGSLVAVVRSVDGSVGPAVAMWLVFALLAVVHSPLVFPRPVGAVEARELSTVDGRPVVYWRAGCRYCLRLRFRLGRDARRLHWVDIWRDPAGAAAVRAVNGGAETVPTVVVAGRPYVNPDPRWVRAQL; encoded by the coding sequence ATGATGCGCCCCTGGTTGCTGCCCCTCCTGTTCATCGGCTGCGGCTCGCTCGTCGCGGTTGTACGGTCCGTGGACGGGTCCGTGGGACCGGCCGTCGCGATGTGGCTGGTGTTCGCGCTGCTCGCGGTGGTGCACTCCCCGCTGGTGTTTCCGCGGCCGGTCGGTGCGGTGGAGGCACGGGAGCTGAGCACAGTCGACGGCCGACCGGTCGTCTACTGGCGGGCGGGGTGCAGGTACTGCCTGCGTCTGCGGTTCCGGCTGGGCCGGGACGCCCGTCGGCTGCACTGGGTCGACATCTGGCGTGACCCGGCCGGCGCGGCGGCGGTGCGGGCGGTCAACGGGGGTGCCGAGACCGTGCCGACGGTGGTGGTGGCGGGCCGGCCGTACGTCAACCCCGACCCGCGGTGGGTGCGCGCCCAGCTCTGA
- a CDS encoding thioesterase family protein, protein MHHEVTDTDTAVAMGSGDVPVLSTPRLIAWLEAATVRAAAPFTRAGQTTVGTGVRVRHLRASRVGARVRVSAEPPSVDGRRLTFPVRAVDDSGHLVATGEIDRAVVDRERFLSGVSAREEDH, encoded by the coding sequence ATGCATCATGAGGTGACCGATACCGACACCGCCGTGGCGATGGGCAGCGGCGATGTGCCGGTGCTGTCCACCCCGCGGCTGATCGCGTGGTTGGAGGCGGCGACCGTGCGGGCCGCCGCGCCGTTCACCCGGGCCGGCCAGACGACCGTGGGGACCGGGGTCCGCGTCAGGCATCTGCGTGCCTCCCGCGTGGGTGCGCGGGTGCGGGTGAGCGCCGAGCCGCCGTCGGTGGACGGCCGACGCCTCACCTTCCCGGTCCGTGCCGTCGACGACTCCGGCCACCTCGTCGCGACCGGCGAGATCGACCGGGCCGTCGTCGACCGCGAGAGATTTCTCTCCGGGGTGTCCGCGCGGGAAGAGGACCACTGA
- a CDS encoding phosphatase PAP2 family protein yields MWRRPRVILWTAAAVTTVGFLVALEITAHHYGLRGPLTTEARELIYPPKSGFLLYASMGLMMVVLTWRQRLIAAGVAVGIDVVFLLVRWASGFHYDFDEGHPFGNGALWVLLGSAVFAVARRTGQERALLLKGVGLGLLLMAGRKTGDTWLLITSKSRPMVLDQYVAVADHALGNPSWLVGRLVNASGPVGTHLLDYVYAQLAVAAVVVALYQLRNVATERRFPRHHLVRTFLVIGLLGPGIYMIFPVVGPIFAYGPGASGTGGLEWAAANLWPHTPTPIATPHPMLYDGITPRNCMPSLHTAWATAIFIHSRKGPRILRYGGAFWLIATLAATLGFGYHYGADIVAGVVFTLTIEAALRSQARGWDRSGTRLVAHGATVFVALLVAYRYLPMEMARLPWLFGPLVILAMLSVIYGYLRTTSRWEPKPVPAPRAEPQPEPV; encoded by the coding sequence CTGTGGCGCCGACCACGGGTGATCCTCTGGACCGCGGCGGCTGTGACAACTGTCGGTTTCCTGGTCGCACTGGAGATCACCGCCCATCACTACGGTCTGCGGGGACCGCTCACCACCGAGGCGCGAGAGCTGATATACCCGCCCAAGTCGGGATTCCTGCTGTACGCCAGCATGGGCCTGATGATGGTGGTGCTCACCTGGCGGCAACGGCTCATCGCCGCGGGCGTCGCGGTCGGCATCGACGTCGTCTTCCTGCTGGTGCGCTGGGCGTCCGGCTTCCACTACGACTTCGACGAGGGCCACCCCTTCGGCAACGGCGCGCTGTGGGTGCTCCTGGGCTCCGCGGTCTTCGCCGTCGCACGCCGCACAGGACAGGAGCGCGCCCTCCTGCTGAAGGGCGTCGGACTGGGCCTGCTGCTCATGGCCGGCCGCAAGACCGGTGACACCTGGCTGCTCATCACGTCCAAGAGCCGGCCGATGGTGCTCGACCAGTACGTAGCGGTCGCCGACCACGCGCTGGGCAACCCGTCGTGGCTGGTCGGCCGCCTGGTGAACGCCAGCGGCCCGGTCGGCACGCACCTGCTCGACTACGTCTACGCGCAGCTCGCGGTGGCCGCGGTCGTCGTCGCCCTGTACCAGCTGCGCAACGTGGCGACCGAGCGCCGCTTCCCCCGCCACCACCTGGTGCGCACCTTCCTGGTGATCGGCCTGCTCGGCCCGGGCATCTACATGATCTTCCCCGTGGTCGGCCCGATCTTCGCCTACGGCCCGGGCGCCTCCGGCACCGGCGGTCTGGAGTGGGCGGCGGCCAACCTCTGGCCGCACACACCGACGCCCATCGCCACACCGCACCCGATGCTGTACGACGGGATCACCCCCCGCAACTGCATGCCCAGCCTGCACACGGCCTGGGCCACCGCCATTTTCATCCACTCCCGCAAGGGCCCGAGAATCCTGCGGTACGGAGGCGCCTTCTGGCTCATCGCCACGCTCGCCGCGACCCTGGGATTCGGCTACCACTACGGCGCCGACATCGTGGCCGGTGTGGTGTTCACGCTCACGATCGAGGCCGCGCTGCGCTCGCAGGCACGGGGCTGGGACCGGTCGGGGACGCGACTGGTCGCCCACGGCGCGACGGTCTTCGTGGCACTCCTGGTGGCGTACCGCTACCTGCCCATGGAGATGGCCCGGCTTCCCTGGCTGTTCGGGCCGCTCGTCATTCTGGCGATGCTCTCGGTGATCTACGGCTACCTGCGGACCACCTCGCGGTGGGAACCGAAGCCCGTGCCGGCGCCCCGAGCGGAGCCGCAGCCCGAACCGGTGTGA
- a CDS encoding DoxX family protein, producing the protein MFAVIAGLSEFHGGLGLAVGPFTPLSAAALVGVMIDAMATVTGAHGLWGSDGGVEYNVGIAVVALTVAGTGPGRLALGRYLPGAPVAGPQQASPWYWEASAPRSH; encoded by the coding sequence CTGTTCGCGGTGATCGCCGGTCTCTCCGAGTTCCACGGCGGCCTCGGCCTGGCGGTCGGACCGTTCACCCCGCTCTCGGCCGCCGCGCTGGTCGGAGTGATGATCGACGCGATGGCGACGGTGACCGGGGCGCACGGCCTGTGGGGATCGGACGGCGGCGTCGAGTACAACGTGGGCATCGCCGTCGTCGCCCTGACCGTGGCCGGGACCGGCCCGGGCCGACTGGCCCTCGGCCGCTACCTCCCTGGCGCGCCGGTGGCCGGCCCGCAGCAGGCGTCGCCCTGGTACTGGGAGGCATCGGCGCCACGATCACACTGA
- a CDS encoding CPBP family intramembrane glutamic endopeptidase, with amino-acid sequence MTLSTSFLPVVKGRRGLLVYLGVAYLCMWAAMSPLLLGGYHRGDAREATGALQEVCIAAAMLAPALAAILVVHRVERGGRVRDTLALRWPRPWGRTALACLTAFAVPCGLTAAALALGTLAGRYPFGGVHWSGLGGWAAGAVLGMLVSLPLFFGEELGWQGYLFPRLAGDGGGRSLVRAYAVTGAAFALWHLPTLLMGGQYPGRPWYVSVPAMLVSCVLILPVFTWLRLRSGSVVPAVIGHAFVSSMSVGMVKEFADPTAALDPLHMGMAGWPGWVATGAFVAFLALTGRLRPSFHARARTGELPAGHVDFRSEQPARSR; translated from the coding sequence ATGACACTCTCCACAAGCTTCCTGCCCGTCGTGAAGGGGCGGCGCGGCCTCTTGGTCTACCTCGGCGTCGCCTACCTCTGCATGTGGGCGGCCATGTCACCGCTGCTGCTCGGCGGTTACCACCGCGGTGACGCACGCGAGGCGACCGGTGCGTTGCAAGAGGTGTGCATCGCGGCCGCGATGCTCGCACCCGCCCTCGCCGCCATCCTCGTCGTCCACCGGGTCGAGCGCGGCGGCCGGGTACGGGACACGCTCGCCCTGCGGTGGCCGAGACCGTGGGGACGTACCGCACTGGCGTGCCTGACGGCCTTCGCCGTCCCGTGCGGGCTCACGGCGGCCGCCCTTGCCCTCGGCACCCTGGCCGGCCGCTACCCGTTCGGCGGCGTGCACTGGAGCGGGCTCGGCGGCTGGGCGGCCGGGGCCGTGCTGGGCATGCTGGTGTCGCTCCCGCTGTTCTTCGGCGAGGAGTTGGGCTGGCAGGGATACCTCTTCCCGCGTCTCGCGGGGGACGGCGGCGGCCGGAGCCTGGTCCGGGCGTACGCGGTCACCGGCGCGGCCTTCGCCCTGTGGCATCTGCCCACGCTGCTGATGGGCGGCCAGTACCCGGGCCGGCCCTGGTACGTGTCGGTGCCCGCCATGCTGGTGAGCTGCGTCCTGATCCTGCCGGTCTTCACCTGGCTCAGGCTGCGGTCGGGGTCGGTCGTGCCCGCCGTCATCGGGCACGCGTTCGTCAGTTCGATGAGTGTCGGCATGGTCAAGGAGTTCGCCGATCCCACGGCGGCCCTGGATCCGCTGCACATGGGCATGGCCGGCTGGCCCGGCTGGGTCGCCACCGGCGCCTTCGTCGCGTTCCTGGCGCTGACCGGCCGCCTCCGGCCCTCGTTCCACGCTCGCGCCCGTACCGGCGAACTCCCCGCGGGTCACGTCGATTTCCGTTCCGAACAGCCCGCCCGCTCCCGCTGA
- a CDS encoding TetR/AcrR family transcriptional regulator: MSDDLRELPLRERKKLRTRRALAETALRLFTERGYDATTLDDLCDAVEVSKRTFFRNYRSKEDVALAADSDLWSAYLDRVAAAKLDGPLLEALRVALNATLEDMDPDWERRFLATRELSESVPVLQSHSLGYCQDTTLAMVETLAGRSGAGVDETCLRLTVEIFVASWRTACLRWTAEGGQGGRDGLTDLIERTFALLPDALTCAA; encoded by the coding sequence GTGAGTGACGATCTGCGCGAACTGCCGCTACGGGAACGGAAGAAGCTGCGCACGCGCCGGGCTCTGGCCGAGACCGCGCTCCGTCTGTTCACCGAACGCGGCTATGACGCCACCACGCTCGACGACCTGTGCGACGCGGTGGAGGTGTCCAAGCGGACCTTCTTCCGGAACTACCGGTCCAAGGAGGACGTCGCGCTCGCCGCCGACAGCGACCTGTGGTCGGCGTATCTGGACCGCGTGGCCGCCGCGAAGCTGGACGGCCCGCTCCTCGAAGCGCTCCGAGTGGCCCTGAACGCCACCCTGGAGGACATGGACCCGGACTGGGAACGCCGGTTCCTGGCCACCCGTGAGCTGTCGGAGTCCGTTCCGGTACTCCAGTCGCACAGCCTGGGGTACTGCCAGGACACCACCCTGGCCATGGTCGAGACGCTGGCCGGCCGTTCCGGCGCCGGCGTGGACGAGACGTGCCTCCGGCTCACCGTGGAGATCTTCGTCGCCTCCTGGCGCACGGCGTGCCTGCGCTGGACGGCCGAGGGCGGTCAGGGGGGCCGCGACGGCCTGACGGACCTCATCGAGCGGACCTTCGCCCTGCTCCCCGACGCCCTCACCTGCGCCGCCTAG
- a CDS encoding antibiotic biosynthesis monooxygenase — MTRLRDLQHPSAGTTLMSEWLTGTAERSRTAADALFHEWTAAQAPPGRLAQHVFLALDGTGLFFYAQWTSDEEHLAWARARRTEVVGRVDALVPGIERPGLTRTRLTRSVVHDAHSPAGLFAVRTVAAGDADAATAPSPGLLGAHLHVTSDGERTVVVTEWTDAASQEAASGGDPGVKRYTHAHSFVGDHTRRRT, encoded by the coding sequence ATGACACGTTTGCGGGACCTCCAGCACCCTTCCGCCGGTACGACGTTGATGAGCGAGTGGCTCACCGGAACCGCCGAGCGGTCACGCACGGCCGCCGACGCCCTGTTCCACGAGTGGACGGCGGCACAGGCGCCCCCCGGGCGGCTGGCGCAGCACGTCTTCCTCGCCCTGGACGGCACCGGCCTCTTCTTCTACGCCCAGTGGACCAGCGACGAGGAGCATCTGGCCTGGGCCCGCGCCCGGCGCACCGAGGTCGTCGGCCGCGTCGACGCGCTGGTGCCCGGCATCGAGCGCCCCGGGCTCACCCGGACGCGCCTCACCCGCAGCGTCGTTCACGACGCCCACAGCCCGGCCGGCCTCTTCGCCGTACGCACGGTGGCGGCCGGCGACGCGGACGCCGCGACCGCTCCCTCGCCGGGCCTGCTCGGGGCGCACCTCCATGTGACGTCCGACGGCGAGCGAACCGTCGTCGTCACGGAATGGACCGACGCCGCCTCCCAGGAAGCCGCCTCGGGAGGTGACCCGGGCGTCAAGCGCTACACGCACGCCCACTCGTTCGTCGGCGACCACACCCGGCGCCGGACCTGA
- a CDS encoding MFS transporter: MTTDSAGRPRPAITLAVVLLAFATVPMSISGAAVALPGIGEDLHTAGAPLQWVMNAYNLTFASFMLVAGSAADLVGRRRIFATGSAVFAVGSLAAAVAPGVVLLDLARALSGIGAAGVLASGGAILATTFDGAVRTRAFAALGSAAGVGLAVGPTLSGWLVGTLGWRATFGMHAVLLVVALSGVGFVAESRAPRRPRLDATGALVFVAGLGLLVLGAVQGPQWGWTSPGVAALLAGGAGLLVLFVFLQSRSAAPVLDLTLVRNRRFFALCMVPVVTTFGFVTLLTYLPTYLVGASGFSAQRAGTVLLLLTAPVLLTPPPAGALVNRGVSARTLITSSLLMFAGGNAWLTAIGPGDSVAVIAGPLLMTGLGAGMSFGVGDGAAMSLVEPEQAGMATGFLNTMRIGSEAIVIAVYGAVLVSLIETRVGSRELAARVAAGDLSGGGSAVRADAFTHALHLALYGTAAVCAIGAVAIFAALAPPRRTTTAAPLIPEPARQPTKAV, encoded by the coding sequence GTGACTACCGATTCCGCGGGCCGACCACGTCCGGCGATCACGCTGGCCGTGGTCCTGCTCGCCTTCGCCACCGTGCCGATGTCCATCTCCGGTGCGGCCGTCGCACTGCCCGGCATCGGCGAGGACCTGCACACCGCGGGCGCGCCCCTGCAATGGGTCATGAACGCCTACAACCTGACGTTCGCCTCGTTCATGCTGGTCGCCGGGTCCGCGGCCGACCTGGTCGGGCGCCGGCGGATCTTCGCGACCGGATCGGCGGTCTTCGCCGTCGGTTCGCTGGCCGCGGCGGTCGCACCCGGCGTCGTCCTGCTGGACCTCGCCCGCGCCCTGTCGGGCATCGGCGCGGCGGGGGTGTTGGCCAGCGGTGGCGCGATCCTGGCGACGACCTTCGACGGTGCCGTCCGCACCCGTGCCTTCGCGGCCCTCGGCAGTGCCGCCGGTGTCGGGCTGGCGGTGGGGCCGACCCTGTCGGGGTGGCTGGTCGGCACGCTCGGCTGGCGCGCCACGTTCGGGATGCACGCGGTCTTGCTCGTCGTGGCGTTGTCGGGTGTCGGGTTCGTCGCCGAGTCCCGCGCCCCGCGGCGTCCCCGGCTGGATGCGACCGGCGCGCTGGTGTTCGTGGCGGGCCTCGGCCTGCTCGTCCTGGGCGCGGTCCAGGGCCCGCAATGGGGCTGGACGAGTCCCGGCGTGGCGGCGCTGCTCGCCGGCGGCGCGGGACTGCTGGTGCTGTTCGTCTTCCTGCAGTCGCGTTCCGCGGCCCCTGTCCTGGATCTGACGCTGGTGCGGAACCGCCGGTTCTTCGCGTTGTGCATGGTGCCCGTGGTGACGACGTTCGGCTTCGTGACGCTGCTGACGTACCTGCCCACCTATCTCGTGGGGGCGAGCGGCTTCTCCGCCCAACGCGCGGGAACGGTCCTGCTGTTGCTGACCGCGCCGGTACTGCTGACCCCGCCGCCGGCCGGGGCCCTGGTCAACCGGGGCGTGTCCGCCCGTACGCTGATCACGTCGTCCTTGCTGATGTTCGCCGGCGGAAACGCGTGGCTCACCGCGATCGGCCCCGGCGATTCCGTCGCCGTGATCGCCGGTCCGCTGCTGATGACCGGGCTGGGCGCCGGGATGTCGTTCGGCGTGGGCGACGGTGCGGCGATGAGCCTTGTAGAGCCCGAACAAGCCGGTATGGCCACCGGGTTCCTCAACACCATGCGCATCGGCAGCGAGGCCATCGTCATCGCCGTGTACGGCGCGGTCCTGGTCAGTCTCATCGAAACCCGTGTCGGATCACGGGAACTGGCCGCGCGGGTGGCCGCGGGCGACCTGTCCGGCGGCGGCTCGGCCGTGCGGGCCGACGCCTTCACCCACGCCCTTCACCTCGCCCTGTACGGAACGGCCGCGGTGTGCGCGATCGGCGCGGTGGCCATCTTCGCCGCACTGGCCCCACCACGCCGGACCACCACCGCGGCACCCCTCATTCCCGAACCCGCCCGGCAGCCTACGAAGGCGGTCTGA
- a CDS encoding GlxA family transcriptional regulator yields MPSSRMRRVTVLVLEGAKPLDVGIPAQVFTTRASMPYEVRVCGAAPGLVTGGDGLSYHVAHGLDALEWAETVFIPGYRFPDREDPPAAVVEALLAAHTRGARLAAISTGAFALAATGLLDGRRATTHWHYTRALRAKHPLVRVDENVLFVDEGSVLTSAGAASGIDLCLHILRGDLGVAASNHAARRLVAAPYRSGGQAQYVPRSLPEPLGERFAATREWALHRLGEPLTLKALARHAAVSPRTLSRRFVEDTGYTPMQWVMRARVDLARELLERTERSVEQIAADVGLGTGTNLRTHFQRILGTTPTEYRRTFVRRD; encoded by the coding sequence GTGCCGTCCTCCCGTATGCGTCGTGTCACCGTCCTGGTGCTGGAAGGAGCCAAGCCGCTCGATGTCGGCATTCCCGCCCAGGTGTTCACGACCCGGGCGAGCATGCCGTACGAGGTGCGGGTGTGCGGCGCCGCGCCCGGCCTGGTGACCGGCGGTGACGGCCTGTCGTACCACGTCGCCCACGGCCTCGACGCGCTGGAGTGGGCCGAGACCGTCTTCATCCCCGGCTACCGGTTCCCGGACCGCGAAGACCCGCCGGCCGCCGTGGTCGAGGCGCTGCTCGCCGCCCACACCCGGGGCGCGCGGCTCGCCGCCATCTCGACGGGCGCCTTCGCGCTCGCCGCCACGGGCCTGCTCGACGGCAGGCGTGCCACGACCCACTGGCACTACACCCGGGCGCTCAGGGCGAAGCATCCGCTGGTCCGGGTCGACGAGAACGTCCTGTTCGTCGACGAGGGCAGCGTGCTGACGTCGGCCGGTGCCGCCTCGGGCATCGACCTGTGCCTGCACATCCTGCGGGGGGACCTCGGGGTGGCCGCGTCGAACCACGCGGCCCGGCGCCTGGTCGCGGCCCCCTACCGCAGCGGCGGTCAGGCGCAGTACGTGCCGCGCAGCCTGCCCGAGCCGCTCGGCGAGCGGTTCGCCGCCACCCGCGAGTGGGCGCTGCACCGGCTCGGCGAACCCCTCACCCTCAAGGCGCTCGCCCGGCACGCGGCGGTCTCGCCGCGCACCCTCTCCCGGCGCTTCGTCGAGGACACGGGGTACACACCGATGCAGTGGGTCATGCGGGCCCGCGTGGACCTGGCCCGCGAACTGCTGGAGCGTACGGAACGCAGCGTGGAGCAGATCGCCGCCGACGTCGGTCTCGGCACCGGTACGAACCTGCGCACCCACTTCCAGCGCATCCTCGGCACCACCCCGACCGAGTACCGGCGCACCTTCGTCCGGCGGGACTAG